From Lycium ferocissimum isolate CSIRO_LF1 chromosome 12, AGI_CSIRO_Lferr_CH_V1, whole genome shotgun sequence, one genomic window encodes:
- the LOC132038983 gene encoding uncharacterized membrane protein At1g16860-like, with product MGSRFPSHKLGNGLYVSGRPEQPKEKTPTMSSVAMPYTGGDIKKSGELGKMFDIPTGGARKSGPINNAPTRTGSFGGAASHSGQLNSSNRMVSGGTGSVSLKKTNSGPLNKHGEPIRKSSGPQPGGAPVSSRQNSGPIPPVLPTTGLITSGPISSGPLNSAGAPRKVSGPLDSTGSIKLQSSIVNNQAVTKLSHGEEYSFRKSFPKSILWSIILLFVMGFIAGGFILGAVHNPILLVVVVILFAIVAAVFTWNTCYGRSAIVGFISQYPDAELRTAKDGQFVKVSGVVTCGNVPLESAFQKVPRCVYTSTSLYEYRGWDSKAANPEHRRFTWGLRSLERHVTDFYISDFQSGLRALVKTGYGARVTPYVDESVVVDINPSNRDMSPDFIRWLTARNLSSDDRIMRLKEGYIKEGSTVSVMGVVQRNDNVLMIVPPPEPFSTGCQWAKCILPASLDGVVLRCEDSSKIDVIPV from the exons ATGGGTTCTCGGTTCCCATCTCATAAGTTGGGCAATGGCCTTTATGTATCTGGCCGGCCTGAACAGCCAAAAGAAAAGACTCCAACTATGAGTTCAGTTGCCATGCCTTATACTGGTGGTGATATCAAAAAGTCCGGAGAACTCGGGAAAATGTTTGATATCCCAACTGGAGGGGCACGGAAATCCGGACCTATTAACAATGCCCCAACAAGAACGGGATCATTTGGTGGTGCTGCTTCTCATTCCGGTCAACTAAACTCAAGCAACCGCATGGTTTCTGGTGGTACTGGATCTGTTTCTTTGAAAAAGACAAACTCTGGGCCTCTAAATAAACACGGGGAGCCTATAAGGAAGTCGAGTGGGCCCCAACCTGGAGGGGCTCCTGTTAGTTCCCGCCAAAATTCTGGCCCGATTCCTCCAGTTCTACCTACCACGGGCCTCATTACATCCGGGCCCATTTCTTCAGGCCCACTAAATTCAGCTGGTGCTCCGCGGAAGGTGTCGGGTCCGTTGGATTCCACTGGCTCAATCAAGCTACAAAGTTCTATTGTTAATAACCAGGCGGTTACTAAGCTAAGCCATGGTGAAGAATATTCCTTCCGAAAGAGCTTCCCGAAGTCAATACTTTGGTCTATAATTCTTCTATTTGTGATGGGATTTATTGCTGGGGGATTTATTCTTGGTGCTGTTCACAATCCCATTCTGCTTGTCGTTGTTGTTATCCTCTTTGCCATTGTTGCTGCAGTATTCACATGGAATACTTGTTATGGAAGAAGTGCTATTGTTGGTTTCATTTCTCAGTACCCTGATGCTGAGCTTAGAACTGCAAAAGATGGTCAATTTGTTAAAGTATCTGGT GTAGTTACATGTGGAAATGTTCCTCTGGAATCTGCATTCCAGAAGGTTCCTAGATGTGTTTATACATCCACTAGCTTATACGAATACCGGGGTTGGGATTCAAAAGCTGCCAATCCAGAACATCGTCGTTTCACTTGGGGCCTTCGTTCCCTGGAG AGGCATGTTACGGATTTCTACATCTCTGACTTCCAATCTGGATTAAGGGCATTGGTGAAAACTGGATATGGTGCAAGGGTAACCCCTTATGTTGATGAATCTGTTGTTGTGGACATCAATCCATCAAATAGGGACATGTCCCCCGATTTTATCAGGTGGCTAACTGCCAGAAATCTATCCAGTGATGACAGAATAATGCGATTGAAAGAAGG GTATATAAAAGAAGGTAGCACGGTCAGTGTAATGGGAGTTGTCCAACGAAATGATAATGTCCTTATGATTGTTCCTCCGCCTGAGCCGTTTTCAACAGGATGTCAGTGGGCTAAATGCATTCTTCCAGCCAGTCTGGATGGCGTTGTACTGAGATGCGAGGACAGTTCAAAGATTGATGTCATTCCAGTGTAG